From the Sphingobium sp. RAC03 genome, the window TCGATCATCATGGCACGTCGATGCAGGCGCTCTACACCGCCCGCGCCGATGTCGAAGCGCGTACCGTGGGCGCAAAGACGCCCAACCGCATGGACATGCAGCGGTGCAAGTGGACCGCAACGGTCGTCGTCGATCGCAAGCTCGACCATGGCCCCGCGCTCGCCCGCACCCTCGCCAGCGATACGCGCTTTTCCGGCAGCGAAGCCGGTGCCTGCGCACGCGACGACCGGCTGGAACAGCGGGTGCTGGCCCAGCATGGCGATCGCATCCAATCGACGCTGGTCGCAATGGCGGAGCGCGATCGCGCGCCGCTGATGGCCGAACTGGATTCGGTGCGCGCGCTTGCGTCGAACTGATCCCACAAGAATGCGGGTGGCATGGGCAACAGCGTTCGGGCTCGCCGTCCATGCCCTTCCCGCGGTCGCGCAGGATCGCGGCCTTGCCGCCACGATCGAAGCCGCCAGCGACGAACGCCGCCGGGGCCTCAGCTGGAGCGATGGCGATCCGGTGCTGCGCAGCACCCTGTCCGTCCCCGTCACCTCCGGCCTCAGCCTCGATGGCGCAGCCACCACCCTATGGGGCAGCGCCCGCCATGGCGGCGCCGACGCGGCGATCGACATCGGCCCAAGCTGGTCGCAGCAGATTGGCGGCTGGCGGCTGACCGCCCAGGGCCGCTATCATCTTTTCCCCGGTGCCTCGGATCAGGGCTATGGCGAAGTCGGCGCACAGGCGGGCTTCCTCATCGGCCCGGCCAGCGTCGATATCGCCGCTCATTATGCCCCGCGCCAATCGGCGATCGGCGGCGACAATCTCTATGTCTCCGCCGCCGCCGCCGTCGCCGTCCCCGGCACGCCCTTCACCGTATCGGGCCATGTCGGCCGCTCGTCGGGCAGCGTGCGCGATCCCCTCGCCGCCGCCCGCCTCCGCCCCGATGGCAATTATTGGGACCATGGCGTCGCGCTCGACTGGTATCGCGGCCAATGGTTCGCCGGCATCCGCTATGCCGGCAGCAGCATCGACGGCCCCGCCCGCACCCATGCCGGCGACCGGCTGATCGCCCGCGTCGGCTTTAGCCTCTAAGCGCGCGCCGCATCCAGCGCTTGTCGCGCCCGCCGCAATGCCATAGCGTGCGCCCCTTATCCCAATGGAGGCGCGCGCTATGGCTGTCGAACTGACGATACTGGCATGGTCGATGGTCCTGCTGCTCGTCCACATCTTCGCAGCGGCGCATTTCAAGACCAAACAATATGGCCCGCGCTGGAACATGGGCGCGCGCGACGAAAAACTCCCGCCGCTCCATCCCCTCGCCGGACGCCTCACCCGCGCCCAGGCCAATTTTCAGGAAACCCTGCCGATCGCCATGGTCGCGCTGATCGGCGTGGTCCTCGCCGACCGCACCAGCGACACGACCGCGCTCGGCGCCTGGATCTGGCTCGGCGCGCGCCTCGCCTATCTCCCCGTCTACGCGCTCGGCATCCCGATGATCCGCACGCTGATCTTCCTCGTCAGCCTGATCGGTCTCGGCATGGTCCTCTGGCCCCTGCTCGGCCTCTGACCCTTGCCCCGCACGCCCGCGCCCGCTAAGCGGCCGCCCCATGACAGCGCATAAACCCGGCGATCCGACCACGCTCAACCGCCTCTATGGCCGCCAGTCGGGGCACAAGCTGCGCCAAGCGCAGCAGGAACTGGTCGATACCCTATTGCCCGCCGTGTCCGTGCCGGACGAAGGCCCGATCACCGCCGCTGATCTGTTCGGCTATGACCGCCCACTCCATTTCGAGATCGGCTTCGGCGGCGGCGAGCATATGGCTTGGCGCGCCGATCTGCTGCCCGACCATGGCTTCATCGGCTGCGAGCCGTTCCTGAACGGTGTCGTCACCGCGCTTGGCCATATTCGCGACGGCGCGCTCGGCAATGTCCGCCTCCATATGGGCGATGCCCTGACCGTGCTGAGCCGCATCCCCGACGGATCGCTCAGCTTCGTCTATCTGCTCCATCCCGACCCCTGGCCCAAGGCGCGCCACGCCAAGCGCCGGATGATGAACCCCGGCCCGGTCGCGATGATCGCGCGCAAGCTCAAGCCCGGCGGCGAATTCCGCTTCGGCACCGATCACCCTGTCTATCTGCGCTGGGCGCTGATGGTGATGAACGGCCATCCCGATTTCGACTGGCTGGCCAGCGACCCCAAGGATTTCCTCACCCGCCCCGGCGGCTGGCCCGAAACCCGCTATGAGGCCAAGGCCCGGCGGCTGGGCCATGAAGTCTGGTATTTCCGCTATCGCAAGCGCTGAGCCGCAGGCTCAGTCCGCCCCCTCGAATAGCGCGGGCGGCGCGCCATGGGCGTCGGGCCATGCCAGATAGGCCACGTCTGTCGGCCCCACGACGAAATCGCGGACCCGCCACGCACTGCCCGTCCGCTGCAACAGCGCATAAACATCCGGCCCATCGAGCATCCCGGTGCGCAACCGCTCGGCATGGCGCGTCCGGGTAAAATCGATCGCATCACCGGCCGTCGTCTGCGGCACGACATGGGCGAAGGCCCAGTCGCCCTGCACGCGCAAGGCCCGCACCACGAATTGCACTGGTTGCCCAAGGTCACGCGCAATCTGTGGCCGCAACGCATCCAGCATCGCCCGCCGCTGCGGATCGCCGACGCCGACATCGCGCACGACAGCCGCAGGGGCCGCCCCAACCGATGGGGTCGCCACCGATCCGATCAGGATCGAAGCCATAGCCGCGATCTTGCCCATCATCCGCATCGTTTCGCTCCCCTATGGCCGACCCGGACCAGGCCAACCCCCGATATGACAACGGCGCAGCGAACCACGTCCGCTGCGCCGTCAGTTTCGCCAATCCCCGCCTCCCCCCGGATGCGGGCATCAACGTCCAGTGTCAGTTCGCCTTGCTCAGATCGACCTTCTCGACCCATTCGGGGTAGAAGCTCGGCTCACGATTGGACCAGCCCGCCGCCGTCGCCGCCGCCTCGCTGATCGACTGCAACAAGATGCGCCGCTTTTCAGGGTGAAGATGCGGCAGGCTCGCCGCCGCGCAAAAGGCACCGGGCAGCCAGGGCCGCGCACCCGCGCCCAGAAGCCGCTCGTATAGGAAACGATAGGAGGAAAAGCTCGCCAGCCGGTCCTGCCCCAGATCGAAGGCGGAGATGGTCACCAGCGGGGCCATGAACGGTTCCACCTGCTCCAACCCGCTATCGTCGGGCACCCGCGCCTTGATCTCGTCCAGCCGCCCATAGATGCGCGCTTGCGCCCGGATGGAGGCTTCCTCGACCATGTCGCGCGACCATAGCTTCATCGCGTCGCGGCGATGCAGGCCGATGTCGAGCGACCGGCGAATATAACGTTGCGTGGCAGACGAGAAGCTCGCGAACTCGCGCAGTTCCGCCAAGGTGATGGCGCCGTCTGCTGGTTTTGCACTCGTACCCATGTTCATGCCCTCCGACGTGTAGTCGATCGTCAGAACATGCGCCCTCTATGG encodes:
- a CDS encoding TorF family putative porin; the encoded protein is MRVAWATAFGLAVHALPAVAQDRGLAATIEAASDERRRGLSWSDGDPVLRSTLSVPVTSGLSLDGAATTLWGSARHGGADAAIDIGPSWSQQIGGWRLTAQGRYHLFPGASDQGYGEVGAQAGFLIGPASVDIAAHYAPRQSAIGGDNLYVSAAAAVAVPGTPFTVSGHVGRSSGSVRDPLAAARLRPDGNYWDHGVALDWYRGQWFAGIRYAGSSIDGPARTHAGDRLIARVGFSL
- a CDS encoding MAPEG family protein produces the protein MAVELTILAWSMVLLLVHIFAAAHFKTKQYGPRWNMGARDEKLPPLHPLAGRLTRAQANFQETLPIAMVALIGVVLADRTSDTTALGAWIWLGARLAYLPVYALGIPMIRTLIFLVSLIGLGMVLWPLLGL
- the trmB gene encoding tRNA (guanine(46)-N(7))-methyltransferase TrmB, producing the protein MTAHKPGDPTTLNRLYGRQSGHKLRQAQQELVDTLLPAVSVPDEGPITAADLFGYDRPLHFEIGFGGGEHMAWRADLLPDHGFIGCEPFLNGVVTALGHIRDGALGNVRLHMGDALTVLSRIPDGSLSFVYLLHPDPWPKARHAKRRMMNPGPVAMIARKLKPGGEFRFGTDHPVYLRWALMVMNGHPDFDWLASDPKDFLTRPGGWPETRYEAKARRLGHEVWYFRYRKR